A genomic window from Helicobacter pylori includes:
- a CDS encoding lipid A biosynthesis lauroyl acyltransferase, producing MTYKERLIHEKILNKDDKGFKTELRILGIFIVEFLVNILGFVLAKMPHSWFLRCIKSVAWLMRTFDRRRYFDAKANLDFVFGDSKSEEEKKRIIKKGYENFAFIILETIRVIFIPKAEYDSCFTLINEENVWKSLNKEGQAITLCMHFGYWEAVGTTLAQYYEDYGRGCLGRLTKFAPINHMIMSRREAFGVRFVNKIGAMKELIKMYNQGNGLVGILVDQNVVPKDGVVVKFFDKDATHTTIASILSRRYNIDIQPVFIDFNDDYSHYTATYYESIRSKITDNAEKDILECTQAQASLCEEVIRKHPESYFWFHRRFKSTHPEIYQR from the coding sequence ATGACTTACAAAGAACGACTCATCCATGAAAAAATATTGAACAAAGACGACAAGGGTTTTAAAACAGAACTGCGCATTTTGGGCATTTTTATCGTGGAATTTTTAGTGAATATTCTAGGGTTTGTTTTGGCTAAAATGCCCCATTCGTGGTTTTTAAGGTGCATTAAATCGGTGGCGTGGTTGATGAGAACTTTTGATAGGCGCCGTTATTTTGACGCTAAAGCCAATTTGGATTTTGTGTTTGGGGATTCTAAAAGCGAAGAAGAGAAAAAACGGATCATTAAAAAAGGTTATGAAAATTTTGCTTTTATCATTTTAGAAACCATTAGAGTGATTTTTATCCCTAAGGCTGAATACGATTCTTGTTTCACGCTCATCAATGAAGAAAATGTGTGGAAGTCTCTAAACAAGGAAGGCCAAGCGATCACTTTGTGCATGCATTTTGGCTATTGGGAAGCGGTAGGCACGACTTTGGCGCAATATTATGAGGATTATGGTAGGGGGTGTTTGGGGCGCTTGACTAAATTCGCTCCCATCAATCACATGATTATGAGCCGGCGAGAAGCGTTTGGGGTGCGTTTTGTCAATAAAATAGGGGCGATGAAAGAACTCATTAAAATGTATAATCAAGGCAATGGCTTGGTGGGGATTTTAGTGGATCAAAATGTTGTGCCTAAAGATGGGGTGGTGGTGAAATTCTTTGATAAAGACGCTACGCACACCACGATCGCTTCTATTTTATCGCGCCGTTATAATATAGACATCCAGCCGGTATTCATTGATTTTAACGATGATTATTCGCATTACACAGCGACTTATTATGAAAGCATTCGATCTAAAATCACCGATAACGCTGAAAAGGATATTTTAGAATGCACTCAAGCCCAAGCGAGTTTGTGCGAAGAAGTGATCAGGAAGCATCCGGAAAGTTATTTTTGGTTCCACAGGCGTTTTAAAAGCACCCACCCTGAGATTTATCAAAGGTAG
- the tgt gene encoding tRNA guanosine(34) transglycosylase Tgt, with protein sequence MDFQLQATDKHARAGLLNLAHSQVETPVFMPVGTQGCIKSLDAIDVQEILGAKLILANTYHMYLRPGEKVVEQLGGLHRFAQFHGSFLTDSGGFQAFSLSDNVKLQEDGIVFKSHIDGSKHFFTPAKVLDIQYSLNSDIMMVLDDLVGLPAPLKRLEESIKRSAKWANLSLEYHKQNNRPNNNLFAIIQGGTHLKMRSLSVGLTHSGFDGYAIGGLAVGESADEMLETIAHTAPLLPKDKPRYLMGVGTPENILDAIGLGVDMFDCVMPTRNARNATLFTHSGKISIKNAPYKLDNTPIEENCTCYTCKRYSKAYLHHLFRAKELTYARLASLHNLHFYLELVKNARKAILEKRFLSFKKEFLEKYTMDRQ encoded by the coding sequence ATGGATTTTCAACTCCAAGCTACTGACAAACACGCGCGAGCTGGTCTTTTAAATTTAGCCCATTCTCAAGTGGAGACGCCTGTTTTTATGCCTGTAGGCACGCAAGGTTGCATCAAATCTTTAGACGCTATTGATGTGCAAGAAATTTTAGGCGCTAAACTCATTTTAGCCAACACTTACCACATGTATTTAAGACCAGGCGAGAAAGTCGTTGAACAATTAGGCGGCTTGCATCGTTTCGCTCAATTTCATGGGAGTTTTTTAACCGATAGCGGAGGGTTTCAAGCCTTTAGTTTGAGCGATAATGTCAAATTGCAAGAAGACGGGATTGTTTTTAAATCCCATATTGATGGGAGCAAGCATTTCTTCACACCCGCTAAAGTTTTGGACATTCAATATTCTTTAAACAGCGATATTATGATGGTTTTAGACGATTTGGTGGGCTTACCCGCTCCATTAAAACGCCTTGAAGAATCCATCAAACGAAGCGCTAAATGGGCGAATCTTAGCCTAGAATACCACAAACAAAACAACCGCCCCAACAACAACCTTTTTGCCATTATCCAGGGCGGCACTCATTTGAAAATGCGCAGCCTTAGCGTGGGATTAACGCATAGCGGTTTTGATGGCTATGCGATAGGCGGTTTAGCGGTGGGCGAAAGTGCAGATGAAATGCTAGAAACCATCGCCCACACCGCCCCCTTACTCCCCAAAGACAAACCTCGCTACTTAATGGGCGTAGGCACGCCTGAAAACATTTTAGACGCTATCGGTTTAGGGGTGGATATGTTTGATTGCGTGATGCCCACCAGAAACGCCAGAAACGCCACCCTTTTCACGCATTCTGGCAAAATCTCTATCAAAAACGCGCCTTATAAATTGGATAACACCCCCATTGAAGAAAATTGCACTTGTTACACTTGCAAACGCTATTCTAAAGCCTATTTGCACCATCTCTTTAGGGCTAAAGAACTCACCTACGCTCGTTTAGCGAGCTTGCACAATTTGCATTTTTATTTGGAATTAGTTAAAAACGCTAGAAAAGCTATTTTAGAAAAGCGGTTTTTGAGTTTTAAAAAAGAGTTTTTAGAAAAATACACAATGGATCGTCAATAA
- a CDS encoding COG3400 family protein gives MKKIALILDGIVAKNFLDLVLRHYSNHNFYIVVVKDESLIPRNYPSTFIFHCFDATSSFRLLQALNDEVSDAFLIIQDAKEQRIIHKIIQTHFKRMRVVLSVKKDGEKALENNEENKDEKLILIDEFEVLANKFISRLPNIPSTPREFGLGQGEIMEIDVPFGSIFAYRHIGSIRQKEYRIVGLYRNDAFLLSTKTLVIQPRDILLVAGNPEILNAVYHQVKSNVGQFPAPFGKSIYLYIDMRLQSRKAMMRDVYQALFLHKHLKSYKLYIQVLHPTSPKFYHKFLALETESIEVNFDFYGKSFIQKLHEDNQKKMGLIVVGRELFFLKKHRRALHKTATPVYKTNTSGLSKTTQSIVVLNESLSINEDMSSVIFDVSMQMDLGLLLYDFDPNKRYKDEIVNHYENLANTFNRKIEIFQTDIKNPIMYLNSLRKPILHFMPFEECITQTRYLWFLSTKVEKLAFLSDDNPQIFIPVAE, from the coding sequence TTGAAGAAAATCGCCCTTATTTTAGATGGCATTGTAGCAAAAAATTTTTTAGACTTGGTGTTAAGGCATTATTCTAATCATAATTTTTATATAGTGGTTGTCAAAGATGAGAGCCTTATCCCTAGAAATTACCCTAGCACTTTTATTTTTCATTGTTTTGATGCGACTTCTAGTTTCAGGCTTTTGCAAGCGTTAAACGATGAGGTGAGCGATGCGTTTTTAATCATACAAGACGCTAAAGAGCAACGCATCATCCATAAAATCATTCAAACCCATTTCAAACGCATGCGCGTGGTTTTGAGCGTGAAAAAAGATGGTGAAAAAGCTTTAGAAAATAATGAAGAAAATAAAGATGAGAAACTTATCTTAATTGATGAATTTGAAGTTTTAGCCAATAAATTCATTTCTCGTTTGCCTAATATCCCTAGCACCCCTAGGGAGTTTGGGTTAGGGCAGGGCGAGATCATGGAGATTGATGTGCCTTTTGGGAGCATTTTTGCTTACAGGCATATTGGCTCTATCAGACAAAAAGAATACAGGATTGTGGGGCTTTATCGCAACGATGCTTTTTTGCTCTCCACTAAAACTTTAGTCATTCAGCCACGAGACATTCTCTTAGTGGCTGGCAATCCGGAAATTTTAAACGCGGTGTATCATCAAGTTAAGAGCAATGTAGGGCAGTTCCCAGCCCCTTTTGGGAAGAGCATTTATTTGTATATTGATATGCGCTTACAGAGCAGAAAAGCGATGATGCGCGATGTGTATCAAGCCTTATTTTTGCACAAACATTTAAAAAGTTATAAGCTCTATATCCAGGTTTTACACCCCACTAGCCCTAAGTTTTATCATAAATTTTTAGCGCTAGAAACCGAAAGCATTGAAGTGAATTTTGATTTTTATGGGAAAAGTTTTATCCAAAAACTCCATGAAGACAATCAAAAAAAAATGGGCTTAATCGTGGTAGGCAGAGAGCTTTTTTTCTTAAAAAAACACCGAAGAGCCTTACACAAAACAGCCACCCCGGTTTATAAAACCAACACTTCTGGCTTGTCTAAAACCACTCAAAGCATCGTGGTTTTGAATGAAAGTTTAAGCATTAATGAAGACATGTCTTCAGTGATTTTTGATGTGTCTATGCAAATGGATTTGGGCTTGTTGCTCTATGATTTTGACCCTAACAAACGCTATAAAGACGAGATTGTCAATCATTATGAAAATTTGGCCAACACCTTTAACCGCAAGATTGAGATTTTTCAAACCGATATTAAAAACCCTATCATGTATCTCAATTCTTTAAGAAAACCCATATTGCATTTTATGCCTTTTGAAGAGTGCATCACGCAAACGCGTTATTTGTGGTTTTTATCCACTAAAGTGGAAAAGTTAGCGTTTTTAAGCGACGATAACCCTCAAATTTTTATCCCTGTAGCGGAGTGA
- the aroB gene encoding 3-dehydroquinate synthase, with amino-acid sequence MREILIPLKEKSYKVFLGELPIIEWKQKALIVSDSIVAGLHLSYLLERLNVLEVRVCVIESGEKHKNFASLERILNNAFEMQLNRHSLMIALGGGVISDMVGFASSIYFRGIDFINIPTTLLSQVDASVGGKTGINTAYGKNLIGSFHQPKAVYIDLAFLKTLEKREFQAGVAEIIKMAVCFDKNLVGVLETKDLKDCLEEVIFQSVTIKAQVVTQDEKEQNIRAGLNYGHTFGHAIEKETHYEQFLHGEAIAIGMRMANELALSLGMLTLKEHERIENLLKKFDLIFNYQILDLQKFYESLFLDKKSENKTIKFILPKGIGAFEIAAHIPKETILKVLEKWH; translated from the coding sequence ATGCGAGAAATTTTAATCCCTTTAAAAGAAAAAAGCTATAAAGTGTTTTTGGGGGAATTGCCCATTATTGAATGGAAACAAAAAGCGCTCATTGTGAGCGATAGCATCGTGGCTGGGTTGCATTTATCGTATTTATTAGAACGCTTGAATGTTTTAGAAGTAAGAGTGTGCGTGATAGAGTCTGGAGAAAAGCATAAGAATTTCGCTTCATTGGAGCGTATTTTAAACAACGCCTTTGAAATGCAATTAAACCGCCATTCTTTAATGATAGCCCTTGGTGGGGGAGTGATAAGCGATATGGTGGGCTTTGCGAGCAGTATTTATTTCAGGGGGATTGATTTTATTAATATCCCTACGACTTTACTTTCTCAAGTGGATGCGAGCGTGGGGGGGAAAACAGGGATTAATACGGCTTATGGCAAGAATTTAATCGGATCATTCCACCAGCCTAAAGCGGTTTATATTGATTTGGCTTTTTTAAAAACCCTTGAAAAAAGGGAATTCCAAGCAGGGGTGGCTGAAATCATTAAAATGGCGGTGTGTTTTGATAAAAACTTGGTAGGAGTGTTAGAAACAAAGGATTTAAAAGATTGTTTAGAAGAAGTGATCTTTCAAAGCGTTACAATAAAAGCTCAAGTCGTTACACAAGATGAAAAAGAGCAAAATATCAGAGCCGGATTGAATTACGGGCATACCTTTGGGCATGCGATAGAAAAAGAGACCCATTACGAGCAATTTTTGCATGGCGAAGCGATCGCTATTGGCATGCGCATGGCGAACGAGTTAGCCCTTTCTTTAGGCATGCTCACTTTAAAAGAGCATGAACGCATAGAAAATTTATTGAAAAAATTTGATTTGATCTTCAACTATCAAATTTTAGATCTTCAAAAATTTTATGAAAGCTTGTTTTTGGACAAAAAAAGCGAGAACAAGACAATCAAATTCATTCTGCCTAAAGGCATTGGAGCGTTTGAAATAGCTGCTCATATCCCTAAAGAAACGATTTTAAAGGTGTTAGAAAAATGGCATTAA
- a CDS encoding mechanosensitive ion channel family protein, translated as MALRVLLFFCFLLLHAEDKSQNKSQEILSIQKQMALVDKKLAKDDNVWLKKFENYKIYNQIYTEKESVRQELRRLKAKKNRDLLKISTLEHTLKALESQQKMFESYGVNPFKDLIERPNIPNIPNIANPIAIIDGISFIKNMRLKHESLKSNQTALEEVLKLLDQKHQLLNEWHALDKSAKLSDEIYQTQAKRLELQGAQNILKTTIGIFQKDSDEAISIVKSQVKNQLFKLVYVFLAALLSVVFAWILKIISSKYIENNERVYTVNKAINFVNVSVIVLIFLFSYLENVTYLVTVLGFASAGLAIAMKDLFMSLLGWFIILIGGSVHVGDRVRIAKGTDIFIGDVLDISMLHITILEDVTFTTYTNNRRAGRIIFVPNNYIFTTMFANYSHFGMKTVWDGVDFCVTFDSDFKKASKIALNIATELSKEYTDITYKQLNKMRDRYSLRSLSVKPRCFLMPESNGIKISVWYQTNSYATLSLRSKIVAEIVEAFLKEENIHIAYTTSKLLKVDADALGDGFGNKREQK; from the coding sequence ATGGCATTAAGGGTGTTGTTATTCTTTTGTTTTTTGTTGTTGCACGCAGAAGATAAAAGCCAAAACAAAAGTCAAGAGATATTATCCATACAAAAACAAATGGCTTTGGTGGATAAAAAACTCGCTAAAGACGATAATGTGTGGTTGAAAAAATTTGAAAACTATAAGATTTACAATCAAATTTATACCGAAAAAGAGAGCGTGAGGCAGGAATTAAGGCGTTTGAAAGCTAAAAAAAACAGGGATTTATTAAAGATTAGCACCTTAGAGCATACCCTAAAGGCTTTAGAATCCCAACAAAAAATGTTTGAAAGCTATGGGGTCAATCCTTTTAAGGACTTGATAGAGCGCCCCAATATCCCCAATATCCCCAATATCGCTAACCCTATTGCAATCATTGATGGCATTTCTTTCATTAAAAACATGCGCTTAAAGCATGAAAGCCTTAAAAGCAACCAGACTGCTTTAGAGGAGGTTTTAAAGCTCTTAGATCAAAAACACCAGCTTTTAAATGAGTGGCACGCCTTAGACAAAAGCGCGAAACTAAGCGATGAGATTTATCAAACTCAAGCCAAACGCTTAGAATTGCAAGGGGCTCAAAACATTTTAAAAACCACGATTGGGATTTTCCAAAAAGACAGCGATGAAGCCATAAGCATTGTTAAATCTCAGGTTAAAAACCAGCTTTTTAAATTGGTTTATGTGTTTTTAGCCGCCCTTTTGAGCGTGGTGTTTGCGTGGATTTTAAAAATCATTTCCAGTAAATACATTGAAAATAACGAGCGCGTCTATACCGTTAATAAAGCCATTAACTTTGTGAATGTGAGCGTGATTGTTTTAATCTTTCTTTTTTCTTATTTAGAAAATGTGACTTACTTGGTCACGGTTTTAGGCTTTGCGAGCGCGGGCTTAGCGATTGCGATGAAAGATTTATTCATGAGCTTGCTTGGGTGGTTTATTATTTTGATCGGAGGGAGCGTGCATGTGGGCGATAGGGTGCGTATCGCTAAGGGGACTGATATTTTTATTGGCGATGTGTTGGATATTTCTATGTTGCACATTACGATTTTAGAAGATGTAACCTTCACCACTTACACGAACAACAGGAGAGCGGGTCGGATTATTTTTGTGCCTAATAATTATATTTTCACTACCATGTTCGCTAATTACAGCCATTTTGGCATGAAAACGGTTTGGGATGGGGTGGATTTTTGCGTTACATTTGATTCTGATTTTAAAAAAGCTTCTAAAATTGCACTCAATATTGCTACGGAATTGTCTAAAGAATACACGGATATTACCTATAAACAGCTCAATAAAATGCGCGACCGGTATTCTTTAAGGAGTTTGAGCGTGAAACCACGATGCTTTTTGATGCCTGAAAGTAACGGGATAAAGATTTCAGTGTGGTATCAAACCAATTCGTATGCCACTTTGTCTTTAAGGAGCAAGATTGTGGCTGAAATTGTTGAAGCCTTTTTGAAAGAAGAAAATATCCATATCGCTTATACGACCAGCAAGCTGCTTAAAGTGGATGCTGATGCTCTAGGCGATGGTTTTGGGAATAAAAGGGAACAAAAATGA
- the mtaB gene encoding tRNA (N(6)-L-threonylcarbamoyladenosine(37)-C(2))-methylthiotransferase MtaB: MKKVYFKTFGCRTNLFDTQVMGENLKDFSTTLEEQEADIIVINSCTVTNGADSAVRSYAKKMARLNKEVLFTGCGVKTQGKELFEKGFLKGVFGHDNKEKINALLHEKKRFFIDDNLENKHLDTTMVSEFVGKTRAFIKIQEGCDFDCNYCIIPSVRGRARSFEERKILEQVDLLCNKGVQEVVLTGTNVGSYGKDKGSNIARLIKKLSQIIGLKRIRIGSLEPNQINDEFLELLEEDFLEKHLHIALQHSHDFMLERMNRRNRIKSDRELLEAIASKNFAIGTDFIVGHPGESESVFEKAFENLEGLPLTHIHPFIYSKRKDTPSSLMHDGVSLEVSKKRLNAIKDLIFHKNKAFRQLQLKRSTPLKALVEAQKDGEFKALDQFFNPIKIKSDKPLRASFLEIKEYEIKERENYAVF, translated from the coding sequence ATGAAAAAAGTCTATTTTAAAACTTTTGGGTGCAGGACGAATCTTTTTGACACGCAAGTGATGGGCGAAAATTTAAAGGATTTTAGCACGACTTTAGAAGAACAAGAAGCCGATATTATTGTGATCAATTCTTGCACCGTGACTAATGGGGCTGATAGCGCGGTAAGGAGTTACGCTAAAAAAATGGCGCGATTGAATAAGGAGGTGCTATTTACTGGCTGTGGGGTGAAAACTCAAGGCAAAGAGCTTTTTGAAAAAGGGTTTTTAAAGGGCGTTTTTGGGCATGACAATAAAGAAAAGATCAACGCTCTTTTACACGAAAAAAAGCGTTTTTTCATAGACGATAATTTAGAAAACAAGCACTTAGACACCACGATGGTGAGCGAGTTTGTGGGCAAGACCAGGGCGTTTATTAAGATCCAAGAGGGTTGTGATTTTGATTGCAATTATTGCATTATCCCAAGCGTGAGAGGGAGGGCTAGGAGCTTTGAAGAAAGAAAGATTTTAGAACAAGTGGACCTTTTATGCAATAAAGGGGTTCAAGAAGTGGTCTTAACCGGCACTAATGTGGGGAGCTATGGGAAAGATAAAGGGAGTAATATCGCAAGATTGATTAAAAAATTAAGCCAAATTATCGGGTTAAAACGCATCAGGATTGGGAGTTTAGAGCCTAATCAAATCAACGATGAGTTTTTAGAGCTTTTAGAAGAGGATTTTTTAGAAAAACATTTGCATATCGCTTTACAGCACAGCCATGATTTCATGTTAGAGAGGATGAACCGAAGAAACCGCATAAAAAGCGATAGGGAATTATTGGAGGCCATCGCTTCTAAAAATTTTGCTATCGGTACGGATTTTATCGTGGGGCATCCGGGGGAGAGTGAAAGCGTTTTTGAAAAAGCGTTTGAAAATTTAGAGGGCTTGCCTTTAACGCATATCCACCCTTTTATTTACAGCAAACGAAAAGACACCCCTTCTAGTTTGATGCATGATGGCGTGAGTTTGGAAGTTTCTAAAAAGCGTTTGAATGCGATTAAAGATTTGATTTTTCATAAAAATAAGGCGTTCAGGCAATTGCAACTCAAGCGCAGCACGCCCCTAAAAGCTTTAGTGGAAGCGCAAAAAGACGGCGAATTTAAAGCCTTGGATCAATTTTTTAACCCCATTAAAATCAAAAGCGATAAGCC